One window of Rhizobium leguminosarum genomic DNA carries:
- the pgsA gene encoding CDP-diacylglycerol--glycerol-3-phosphate 3-phosphatidyltransferase has protein sequence MASRAYSIPNLLTYGRILAVPLIVLCFFIEGKLSISNTARWVALWIFVIASITDFLDGYLARIWNQTSNIGRMLDPIADKLLVASILLLVAADQTIAGWSIWAAITILCREILVSGLREYLAALKVSVPVTRIAKWKTTLQLVAIAFLLAGPAGDEIFPYTTQTGIALLWIAALLTIYTGYDYFRAGVKHIVDNEE, from the coding sequence ATGGCATCGCGTGCGTACAGCATTCCCAATCTTCTGACCTACGGCCGTATCCTCGCCGTACCGCTGATCGTTCTCTGCTTCTTCATCGAGGGTAAGCTGTCGATCAGCAACACGGCGCGCTGGGTGGCGCTGTGGATCTTCGTCATTGCCTCGATCACCGATTTCCTCGACGGCTACCTCGCGCGCATCTGGAACCAGACGTCGAATATCGGCCGCATGCTCGATCCGATCGCCGACAAGCTGCTGGTCGCCTCGATCCTCCTCCTGGTCGCGGCCGACCAGACGATTGCCGGCTGGTCGATCTGGGCGGCGATCACCATTCTCTGCCGTGAAATCCTGGTGTCGGGACTGCGCGAATATCTGGCGGCGCTGAAGGTCAGCGTGCCGGTGACGCGGATCGCCAAGTGGAAGACGACGCTGCAGCTCGTCGCCATCGCCTTCCTGCTCGCCGGCCCGGCCGGCGACGAGATTTTCCCCTATACGACACAGACCGGCATCGCGCTCTTGTGGATTGCCGCGCTGCTGACCATCTACACCGGCTACGACTATTTCCGCGCCGGGGTGAAACATATCGTGGATAACGAGGAATGA
- the moaD gene encoding molybdopterin converting factor subunit 1: MTRLVYFAWVRERIGKGEEEIDLPSSVVTVTDLLNHLKTLGEEYETALQYPEVIRVALDMEHVEHDESISGAREIGIFPPMTGG, translated from the coding sequence ATGACGCGGCTTGTCTATTTCGCATGGGTGCGCGAACGCATCGGCAAGGGCGAGGAGGAGATCGACCTCCCCTCCTCCGTCGTTACCGTTACCGATCTCCTGAATCATTTGAAGACGCTGGGCGAAGAATATGAGACCGCGCTTCAATATCCGGAGGTGATCCGCGTGGCGCTCGATATGGAGCATGTCGAGCATGACGAGTCGATATCAGGCGCGCGCGAGATCGGGATATTTCCGCCGATGACGGGGGGGTGA
- a CDS encoding molybdenum cofactor biosynthesis protein MoaE, whose protein sequence is MTVTPTIRVQHEDFDLQTEVDLLTKGKPGVGAIVTFSGLCRDGGGTLAALELEHYPGMAEAELRRISDLAIARFGLLGFTAIHRYGKIAVGENIVLVIAAAPHRQAAFDGANFVMDFLKTAAPFWKKEHARDGAAGDWVAAKDADDTARDKWK, encoded by the coding sequence GTGACCGTCACCCCCACCATCCGCGTCCAGCATGAGGACTTCGACCTTCAAACCGAGGTCGACCTCCTCACCAAAGGCAAACCCGGCGTCGGCGCCATCGTCACCTTCTCCGGCCTCTGCCGCGATGGCGGGGGCACGCTGGCAGCGCTCGAACTCGAACACTACCCCGGCATGGCCGAAGCGGAGCTGCGGCGCATCAGCGATCTCGCCATTGCGCGTTTCGGGCTTCTCGGCTTCACCGCCATCCACCGTTACGGCAAGATCGCCGTGGGTGAGAATATCGTGCTCGTCATTGCCGCCGCACCGCACCGGCAGGCGGCGTTCGACGGCGCCAATTTTGTCATGGATTTCCTGAAGACCGCGGCCCCCTTCTGGAAAAAGGAGCACGCTAGGGATGGCGCCGCCGGCGACTGGGTCGCGGCGAAAGACGCCGACGACACGGCGCGCGACAAGTGGAAGTGA